The nucleotide sequence TGGAAAGTCCGGTTCGGTCATGGAGAAGCAACTGCGGATCTCGCCCGCGAGCAGCGGCTTGAGGTATTTTTCCTTCTGCTCCGGCGTGCCGAATTTGATCAGGATTTCCATGTTGCCCGCGTCGGGCGCCTGGCAGTTGAAGCAATAGACGCCCACGGGCGACTTGGCCAGCTCGGCCTGTACGAGGCCATGCTCCAGCACACTCAGACCGAGGCCGCCGTGTTCTTTCTCGATCTGTGGCAACGCGAGTCCGAGGGACCGCACCTTCTTCCGCTTCTCTTGAAGTACGGGCAGCAGCGCGCCAAAACCTTCGCTGAGCAATTGGGGCTCCAGCGGATACAGCTCTTCGCGCACAAAGGCGCGCACGCGCCCCAGCAGGTCTTCCATCTTCGCCGATACGGTGAAATCCATTGCACTCTCCTGCCCCGATAGCCGGGGTGATTGTCTTCAGCACAGCGGGGTACAGCCTACACGCTTTCGACGGCGGATCCAAGAACGGGCGATGGGGAAGAAACTGGCGTGCCGGGTAGCTATACTGGTAGTCTGGCTTGGGTTGGACCAGTGTCTACACGTGGTGGCTGTCAACGACAGTTCGAACACAAAAGGGAGATATCAATGGATTCCTATCGTCTTATGAAGCCTCTGGGCCCCGCCCTGGCGGCCCTGCTCGCCATGGGCGCGCCCCTGGCCGCTCATGCGGATTTTGAGGTTACAGGGTATAACACCTTTGTCGACGCATCGACTTCGGCGATCGACGGCATTGAGAATCGGGATCAGGATGCCCTGCAGGAAATTTCGAGTGATGTGGCGGATGTATTCAACCCCTTTCTCGAGGTTAGCAGTGAATCTCCCGGCGGCGGTGTGAGTTCCACGCTCCTGACCGGCGGCATTTTCTCCGTCATCAATAGCGGCCTCCAATTGAACAGCCTGGCCACCCTCATCACTTCTTCCCAGTCTTGTGGAAACTGTGAAGGCACCACCAGTGTCGCAGTCGCCCAGGGCGTCGTCGAAACGGAGATACTCTTTACCGTTTCCAACGGCGGAGAGACCTTTGAGTGGAGCGGAAGCCTCGACTCGACCCTCACAGCACCCGGAGAATTCACGGATGAAGTGAACGCATCTGTTTCCGCATCCCTGCGGGACGAAGGAACAGGTGATTTCCTTGGAAGCAGCCAATTGTTTTGCACACGCGAAGAAGGCACCTGCGAGAAGTCCGGTTCAATCTCGATTGAACTCCCGGATGGCGAGTATTCTTTTCGCGTTACTACCGGCGGGTCGACCCGCAATACGGGCGTAGCGTCACTTCCTGAACTGGAGTTGCTCGCGGAGTGGACACTGACCATTGGTACGCCGGTAATCGCTGAGGGTGAAGGCGAAGGCGAAGGGGAAGGTGAAGGTGAGGGTGAAGGTGAGGGTGAAGGCGAAGGCGAAGGGGAAGGTGAAGGCGAAGGTGAAGGCGAAGGTGAAGGTGAAGGTGAAGGCGAAGGCGAAGGTGAAGGCGAAGGATGCAATTTCTATATCGAGGGCACCATCAGCAAGGTAGGCACCAAGCTGGGCGACCTCTTCCTTTTGGGCGTGGCCATGATCACGCTGCTGGGGTGGTCGTCCCTTCGCCGCGACGCGTAGCCTGAATCGGCGAACTCCAGAGCGACGACTTCGCCGAAGGATAGACAATAGCGGGCGCGCCTTCTTGACCGAAAAGGCGCGCCCGATTGTTTTGGAATACAATAAGCGTTGGCGTGGTTTACTGTAGTTGAGTTATTCCCTATAATGACTCCGGCATCAGTGCAGTGGGCTTGTGAGTAGACCAACAGCAACCAAACAGGGAGACAGCAACATGCGACAGGACATATTTCGTGCGGATGAGTACACAATGGCGGACCAGGCTTCGGCCGAGGCGCGCGCTTCCTTTATTTCCAAGACGTATGTGCATCTATTCGCTGCCGTACTTGCCTTCATCGGCGTCGAGGCGGTAATCCTGAGTCTTCCCATCACGGAAAGCCTTGTGGCGTCCGTGCTGGGTATCCGCTACGGCATGCTGATCGTCCTCGCCGGATTCATGGGCGTAAGCTATGTGGCCAACCGCTGGGCCGCTTCCGATACCTCGGTGGGCATGCAGTATGCCGGCCTCGGCCTTTATGTGGTCGCGGAGGCGATCTTCTTTGCACCGTTGCTCTACATCGCCGCCAACTTCGGCGGTCGGGAAGTGATCCCCACGGCCGCCATCCTCACCGGCTGCGCCTTTACGGGCATTACGTCCATTGTTTTCTTTACGCGCAAGAATTTCTCCTTCATGGGGCCCTTTCTGGGGATGTTCGGATTCGTAGCCCTTGGCCTGATCGTGTGCAGCGTTGTATTCGGATTTTCCCTGGGGATTTTCTTCACGGGCGTCATGGCCGTCTTCGCGGGTGCGAGTGTCCTCTACACCACCTCCAACGTGATGCACGAATACCGCGTCGGCCAGCACGTGGCGGCTGCGCTGGCCCTCTTCGCCTCCGTTGCGCTCCTTTTCTGGTATATTCTCCAGCTCCTGATGTCGTCCCGCGACTGACCGCCAGTCCACAACCTCCAAAACTGGAAGGCCCGCGAATGATCGCGGGCCTTTTCTTGTGCTTATCTTATCGTTGTTAACGCCAGTCGTTGCCCCATGGACCCTATCGCCGCGACTGGAGCTTCGACAGCAGCCTCAGGATCTCCAGGTAGAGCCAGATCAGCGTGACCATCAATCCGAAGGCCGAGTACCACTCCATGTACTTCGGCGCACCGCGCTCCGCGCCGTTTTCGATAAAGTCAAAATCCAGCACGAGGTTGAGCGAGGCTACAACGACCACAAAGAGGCTGAAGCCAATCCCGATGGCGCCGGTCTGGTGAATGAACGGCACCGCGATACCAAAAAGCCCCAGCACAATCGTGGCGAGGTAGGCCAGAAAGATCCCGCCCGTCGCGGCGGCCACGCCGAGCTTGAAATTTTCCGTGGCCTTGATGAGTCCGATGCGGTAGACAAACAGCAGGGCCAGCAGGATACCAAAGGTCAACGTGACGGCCTGTATGACAATGGCCTGTCCCGACATCACCTGGGCCTGTGCCGAAACTCC is from Candidatus Hydrogenedentota bacterium and encodes:
- a CDS encoding Bax inhibitor-1/YccA family protein, with the protein product MRQDIFRADEYTMADQASAEARASFISKTYVHLFAAVLAFIGVEAVILSLPITESLVASVLGIRYGMLIVLAGFMGVSYVANRWAASDTSVGMQYAGLGLYVVAEAIFFAPLLYIAANFGGREVIPTAAILTGCAFTGITSIVFFTRKNFSFMGPFLGMFGFVALGLIVCSVVFGFSLGIFFTGVMAVFAGASVLYTTSNVMHEYRVGQHVAAALALFASVALLFWYILQLLMSSRD
- a CDS encoding Bax inhibitor-1/YccA family protein, producing the protein MRTANPALNENTFLNVHDQAYGGQSMTIEGTVSKSGILLMLVMASAAFTWRGYLNGSEQVMLWMIGGLIGGLVFGLVTSFKPAIAMYTAPVYALCEGLFLGGVSAQAQVMSGQAIVIQAVTLTFGILLALLFVYRIGLIKATENFKLGVAAATGGIFLAYLATIVLGLFGIAVPFIHQTGAIGIGFSLFVVVVASLNLVLDFDFIENGAERGAPKYMEWYSAFGLMVTLIWLYLEILRLLSKLQSRR